The Flavipsychrobacter sp. genome contains the following window.
AGTACTTGTATAATCAGAAAACTTATTCTTATGAAAAGCTTTATACAATTAGCTACAGTAGCAATGACATTGCTACTTACATCACAAACAGCTACGGCAGATCACCTAACGTCAAAATACTTGTTTGCTGCAAGGATGAATGGAGGTCAGGAAGTGCCTGCTGTCACAACCAATGCACTTGGTTTAGCTACATTTTATTTAAACGACACAAGAGACACTATGTGTGTAGAAATGACTGCTACAGGGCTGAGTGGTTCTATTACAGGCATTCATATACACGAAGGAGAAATGGGTAGTAATGGTGCTGTAGTAGTAGATATGATGCCTTATTTATCGGGCAATCGTTTAAAAGGAACTATAACAGGGTCTACGCTTACACAAAGTTTTATCGCTAAAATGTTTGCCGGTAAATTTTATTTAAACCTGCATACAGCGGCAAATGCCAATGGTGAAATAAGAGGACAAATAGTACCTGAAGAAGATAAAGCAATGACGGTAATGCTGAATGGCATGAACGAAGTGCCGGCTGTAACTACTAATGCTCGTGGTATTGGTGTCTTTATGCTTCAAAAACACGAAGGCAAATTATCTATAAAAGTGGTTGTAGATGGACTTAGTGGTACTATTACGGGCGCTCATTTACACAAGGGCGCTGCTGGCACTAATGGTCCTGTTGTAGAGAACCTAACAACAATGATAAATGGAAATACCATCATGGCTGATGTAGACCCAACTGCATATCTTTCTGACCTAAAGAATGGTGACATTTACCTGAACGTACACACTGCTGCCAATGCTGGTGGTGAAATACGTGGTCAGTTAATGATGCAACCCTATGTACAGTTTGATGCGATGCTGGATACAGCACAAGAAACTACAGCTGTAACAGGTATGGCCAACGGCATGGGTGTAGCTTCTCTACGTATCAATTATACCTTCGACACGCTATGGTATGATGCACAGCTAAATGACCTAACAGGTAGTATACAAGCTGCTCACTTACACAATGGGGCTTTAGGCACAAGTGGTGGCGTTGTTATTGGTATCCCTTCAGGTAGTATCAATGGCAATGTTATCTCAGGGATGTTTACCGGCGCTGACCTATCAGACTCTCTAATGAACTACTTACTAGAAGGTAGCATTTACTTAAACGTGCACACTACTGCAAACCCTGCTGGTGAAGTAAGAGGTCAAGTGTATAAAACATTCCGAGAGGGATATACTTATCATATAAATGGTGCTCAAGAAGCTCCGATGGTAAATTCAACTGCTTCCGGTACAGGTATGGTATCGGTAGACCGCGACCAAACTAGTGCTCACTACATGATGGTTGTCGACAACCTAACTGGTTTTACCGCAGCACATTTTCACAATAATATTGCAGGGCAAAATGGTGGCGTTATCTACAACCTTACACCAAAATATGCTAACGGTGGAATATTTGGCTATTGGTTAGATAATGAGATGACTACACCATTTACAAAAGGCAATTCTAACCAGTTCAGAAAAGACAGTGTTTATGTAAACATCCACACCTCTGCCAATGCTAATGGCGAAGTTAGAGGAAACACAACACGTAATTTGTGCAATACAATACCTACATCTACAAGAACTTTAGGTACTATTAGCACTGTTGCTAAACTATACCCTAACCCCACTACTAATAATGCAATTCTTGACATTACATTAATCACGCCTACAACCGCTACAATAAGCGCTGTAGATATGATGGGACGCAAAGTATGGACAGCAACACAAAACTTCACTAAGGGTATTAACAGAGTAAATATACCATTGAACGATGCTCCTACAGGAGTATATTTCATACAAGTAACTAACAAAACAGGGCAAATGTCCTTCAAACTAATTAAAGAGTAATAACAGGGTAAACGGCTGATGTAAATCGAGAGCTGCAGTGTCCACTGTGGCTCTTTTTATATGCAGATTAGCAGAAACTATGATAAAACTGTAGGCAAAAGCACTCTTTAATGTAACTTTGTAGCCAAAATATCTAATAAATGTATCCAATAGAAATAGTAGCCCCGATGAAGGCTGAAGTAACTGATAACGGTTTCACAGAATTATTGACTAAAGAAGATGCTGATAATGCATTGACGAAGGAAGGAACATCATTACTATTCATCAACTCTGTATGTGGTTGTTCTGCTGGTACTGCACGTCCCGGTGTTATCATGGCAGTAAAAAATGCAGCTAAAAAGCCTGACCAAATATTGACTTCTTTTGCTGGATTTGACGTAGATGCAGTAAAACAAGCTAGAGAGTATTTATTGCCTTATCCTCCATCATCTCCTGCCATTGCACTTTTGAAAGATGGTAAAGTGGTACATATGATAGAGCGTCATATGATAGAAGGTCGTCCGGCACAAATGATAGCAACCAACTTATTGCAAGCTTTTGAAGAGCATTGCTAAGTATCTTATAGTAAACTCAATTTCAAAAGAGGTGTGTATTGTTCACACCTCTTTTATATTTAGTAATCATAGAAATATTTACTTTATTCGCAGTATATAATTTCAACCTTGGAGAACAATAAAGTCATTATCATTACGGCACCATCAGGCTCCGGAAAAACAACACTCGTAAAGCGATTACTTGCTGCTTTACCTGAACTTTCATTTTCAATATCGGCATGTACTAGAGCTCCAAGAGCTGGAGAAATAGACGGGAAAGACTATTACTTTATTACTGTAGATAAGTTCAAAGAACATATTGAAAAAGAGGCATTTATTGAATGGGAAATGGTATACGAGGGCAAGTATTACGGTACGCTAAAAATTGAGTTTGAACGCATATGGAAACGGGAGCATTACCCGCTTGTAGATATTGACGTAGTAGGCGCATTGAACGTAAAAAAGCAATACCCTGAGAATTCCCTAAGTGTCTTTATCAAAGCTCCATCAGTAGAAGAACTAAGGAAAAGATTGGAAAAAAGAGGTACTGAAACACCTGAAACACTGGAAGAAAGAGTAGGTAAAGCAGAAAAAGAACTGGACTACGCCCCTCTTTTTGATAAGATCATAGTAAACGACGACCTGGAGACAGCTACAGTGGAACTCATCAGTACTGTAAAAACTTATCTATCATAGCTTTATATAATAACTTAGTTTTTACGCAGGCAATTAGTCTATTTATTATCTTTGGTTACACATGGATCACGAACTCTTACAGCTCATATTATACATACTAGGTTGTTTATTGCTTATTGGTTTCTTTGCCGGAACAGAAATCGCATTTATCTCTGCCAATAAACTAAACATAGAGCTAAAGAAAAAGCAAGGCACATTAACAGGAAAGATACTCTCCCGCTTTGTTGAAAACCCTGCCGAATATATTGGTACCAGTCTGGTAGGTGTCAATGTGATGCTGGTGATATATGGTCTTTTAATGACCCGACTAACACAGCCTTATTTAGAGATACTCCCTGCACCATTCAACAGTGAGTATATACATCTATTGCTCGACACTATATTTGCTACCATAGTAGTATTATTACTGGCCGAGTTCCTTCCCAAAGCAATATTTAGATCAAAGGCAGAACAGGCATTGAATATATTCAGCTTGCCTATGCAGCTGATGTATGTTATCCTCTACCCTGTTGCTAAGATATTTGTAGCCTTATCCGAGTTTATATTAAAGTATCTCTTTAATGTAAGGATGAAGGACAACAAAACGGTGTTCAATCGTGTAGACCTCGAAGTTTTTATAAAACAGACCATGCATGGGCATGAGAATGACTCTAACGAGCTCAATACAGAGCTTTTTGAAAATGCCCTCTATCTGGTTAATGTAAAGATCAGAAAATGTATGGTGCCTAGAAATGAGGTGGAGGCCATAGAACTACAAACCTCTATTGCTGATGTAAGGGCAAAATTTATAAAAACTAAGCTTTCTAAGATCATTGTCTACGATCAAACCATTGATAATATAATCGGTTATGTACACCATTTGGACTTGAACAGAAGACCTAAGTACATAAAAGAAGTACTGCATAAGATAAGTGCCGTTCCCGAGACCATGAGTGCCGTTGACCTTATGAACAACTTTACCAAAGAGCGCAAAAGCATAGCTTGGGTGGTAGACGAGTTTGGAGGTACTGCAGGTATAGTAACCATGGAGGACGTATTAGAAGAGATATTTGGAGATATTAACGACGAATTTGACGAGGAGGAATATGTAGAAAAGCAAATATCTGAGAATGAATATATCCTATCAGGACGTTTGGAATTAGACTACCTGAACGAAAAGTACAATTTCAACTTCCCTACGGACGACTCTGAAACATTATCCGGATATATCATCTCTAATCATGAAACAATACCGGAACAGAAAGAACGCATTATCATTAACCATCACGAGTTTGATGTGCTATTAGTAAGTGATACGAGAATAGAAACCGTAAAGCTGAAAGTATTAAAACAATAACCTTTTTAAAATATTCAATATGGCTATACAAAGACCATTCAACCTTAATAAGTGGATAGAAGATAACCGTCATTTACTAAAACCACCTGTGGGCAACCAATGTGTGTACAAAGAGGCAGGAGATTTTATCGTTATGGTAGTTGGCGGACCAAATAGCCGTAAAGATTTTCACTACAACGAGAGTGAGGAGCTTTTTTATCAGCTGGAAGGAGATATAACTGTACGTATAGTAGAAGACGGCAAGATCGTAGACATTCCTATCAAGGCAGGAGAAATGTTCTTATTACCACCTAAAGTACCACATTCACCTCAACGTGGAGAGAACTCTGTAGGACTTGTAATAGAAAAAGTAAGAGATGAAAAAGACACAGATGGCTTTTTGTGGTTCTGTGAATCTTGCAACGAGAAGCTATATGATGAATACTTTCACCTAACAGACATCGTAACACAACTACCACCTGTTATGGAGCGCTTTTACAAAAGTGAGGATAAGAGGAAATGTTCTCGCTGTGGCAGCGTCATGGAAGCACCTACACCAAAATCATAATATTAATACAAACATATATTTAGCCTGCATTTGCAGGCTTTTTACTTAGAAATATCAGCACAAAGAATTAGATTTGCGCTATTATTCAAACACATTAATATGTCACACGATACTAAAAAAACTAACGATTCAAGAACCCCGTCTACTTCATCAATAGCTTTTGCAGCATTAATCTTTTTCCTTTTCATAGCTATGGTTAATTTTGTTAATGTGATGAGTCATGACGAAGGTGGGCATGGTGAAGAAGCACACGCTACTGAGCATGCTGCTCCTGCACATCATGGAGAAGAAGCGCATCACGAAGCTACAGAGGAGCACCATGGTGAAGAACATCATGAAGAAGCTAGCCACGAAGAGCACGCACACTAGTAATAGCCTACGATAAAACGGGAGGAATTTGATGCAGAAAGAAGATACAATTGTAGTAACTGGAGCTGCCGGCTTTATCGGTAGTGTCTTAACAGGCATTTTAAACCAAAAAGGCTTTGAGCAACTTATATTGGTAGATGATTTTACCAAAGAAGGTAAAGCGCAAAATCTATCAGATAAAAACTATCTGCAAAAAATAGACAGAGCAGAATTTCCTAATTGGCTTGCTGAACATCATAACGAGATTCAGTACATTTTCCACCTTGGTGCCAGAACAGACACTACAGAGATGGACTACGCAGTCCATAAAGAGCTCAACCTAGACTACACCATTAAACTGTGGGAGTTGTGTAGCCAACACAATATACCATTAGTATATGCCTCATCTGCGGCTACTTATGGTGGTGGTGAGCATGGCTATAAAGACGATCATAACATCGTCGACCAACTGGCTCCCCTCAATGCCTATGGCATATCTAAGAATGAGTTTGACAAGTGGGCATTACAGCAAAACAACACACCACCCTTCTGGGCAGGACTGAAATTCTTTAATGTTTATGGCCCTAATGAATATCATAAGAAGCGTATGGCCTCTGTGATCTTTCATGCCTACCATCAGATAAAAGAAAAAGGTACTGTTAAACTATTTCGCTCTCACCACCCTGACTATAAGGACGGAGAGCAAATAAGAGATTTTGTATATGTACTCGATGTGGTAAATGTGTGCCTGTGGCTAATGGAGCACCAGCCAGAAAGTGGCTTATACAATTTAGGTACAGGTGAAGCGCGAACATTCAACGACTTGGTAAGAGCTATTTTTAAAGCCTTATCCCTACCAGAACATATTGACTATGTAGATACCCCTGAAGACATAAGAGATAAATATCAGTATTTCACAGAAGCTGATATGAGTAAGCTATTGAGTAAAGGGTACGATCAAAAGTTTTATTCTTTAGAAGATGGTGTGGCAGACTATGTACACCACTACTTAGATAAAGATGCTTATATTTAATAAAATCATACTTATGAAAAAGACAATCTTAGCATTTGCTATGGCAACGGCTTTAGTCGTTTCACTACAATCTTGCGGCAGCAATGAAGCTACCGAAGAAACTACAGAAACTGTAGAAGAAGCTACACCGGAATTCACCGCCTACGGAGATGAGTTTGATGCAAGCACTCCTATATCAATAGCAGACTTTACTACTTCTATGCAAGAAAAAGAAAGCATGGAAGGCTTGGTTATAGAAGCAAATATCTCTGAAGTATGCCAAGAAGAAGGTTGCTGGATGAGAGTAAAGAACGAAGGTGGAGACGATATCTTTGTTACATTCAACGACCACCAGTTTGTAATACCAAAAGACCTAATGAACAACAGAGTTATTATCTATGGTACTGGCATGAAGAAAACTGTTTCTGTGGCTGACCTACAACACTATGCTGCTGATGCAGGTGCTACCGCTAAAGAAATAGCGGCTATTACAGAGCCTAAAGATGAAATACAGATCAATGCAACAGGCCTATTAGTGTACTAATAACGGCTCAAAACTTATATTTATAATAAAGCCCGCTCTATGTAGCGGGCTTTATCTTTTTCTAGAAAGTATATCTTACCATTGGCACAGGGAAAAATCCTTGCTGGTAATTACTGTAAATACTGTTCCTTCTTGGATCAAAGCCCTGACTAAAGATGTTCTTATTGTTTGTTACGTTTTGTAGATCTATTGATGCTTCAAGTGTGCTTTTCTTATATTCTTTTCTATAGCTCAGCTTGAAGTCTACCCTAAAGTAGTTATTCTGTTTTTCAGAAAAAGCATTAGCTCTATCAAAAACAGCATCGCCTACAGCTTGCGATCTTTGTAGATCAATTGGAGTAAAATATCTACCACCTACTGTTGCCACTTTTAGGTTCAATGAAAGTATATTATTTCCTTTCTTACCCAATTTGAACTCTTTACCTCCCAATACATTTAGTACATATCCTGTATTGAAAGCAGTATTTCTTTCTACACCATCACCACCTTTGTATTTGCTATCAAAAAGAGAGCCTGTAACTAGAAAGTAATAATTATTGCTGAAGAACTTCTCAACAGTCATTTCAACACCATAGTTAGTTCCTGTTCCATTATTTACCAGACTATCTTCATCATCAGGAATAAAGCTAGAGCCACTATTCAGAGCAGAATAAGAAGAAGCACGTTGTTCAACAGGAACGTTAGATAAGGATTGATAGTAAGCCTCTAATTTAAAGCGCATTTTGGGTGCAAAGTTCCAATCATATGTTGCTACAAACTGATTACTTCTTGTAAAGTCTAAGTTTTTATTGGTTAGCTGTACTCCCGTTGTTGTAGCTGTTTGCACATAATAGGTGTATATACTCTGCATCTGATGATTGAGTCCGTAACCAAGCCCTACCCTATGCTTATTGTTTAGTTTATAACTTAAATTAACTCTTGGCTCTACAGCAACTGAATTATTCATGAACAAATATTGACCATGCAAACCACTAACTAATGACAACTGTTCATTAAACCGATGTTTCCACTGTAAGTATACCTGACCTAAACCTAAGCTACCGTCCTGGTCAACTATAGTTCTATTGATGATGCCATTATATACCACTTTATTATACAGGTCGAAAATAGTGTGGTCGTAATAGATACCTCCCTTCAAGCTATTCTTTGCATTGATCTTGTGAGAAAGCCCTAAAACTGCAGATAGCTTCTTTGTTTTTAAATTCCCTTCTGCTTTAGGCAAAACAATATTCCTGTCTACATAACTAATAGAATCATTGGTAAATTCTTCTGATGTTGTACTGTAACCCAAAGTTAGTTTTGCTGTCGTCTTACTAGAGATATTATGCTCATAAGCCAAGCCTGTTATTGTGGTAGAATAAGTCGTTCTTACATCAGAATAGGCACTACCATATAAGTTGGTCTCGCTGGTATCTACTTCGTTACCTAGAAGATCAATTTTACTAAGGCCTGCAATACCAAAAAAGCTAAGCTTACCTTTTTTACCTACTCCTGTACTTACCTTATAGTTCACATCTTGATAGATAGGTAGTGCTGCACCTGTACCAAAATTAATACCCAGTGCCTGAAACACACCTAAGGTAGAATACCTGTAGTTCAATAGAAAAGAGGAACGTGATTTTTTACTTATAGGCCCCTCAGCTCCAAGCTCAAAACCATTAAAACCCACCTGACCCATAAACTCATGATTATCTCTATTTCCATTCCTCATCCTCAAGTCGAAGACACCAGCCAAAGCATTACCATATTGTGCCGGGTAAGCACTAGTCAAGAAGTCGGACTTGGCAAGGTTATTATTGTTCAGCATGCTAACAGGCCCACCTGTGCTATTTAAAGAACCAAAGTGATTGGGGTTTGGGATGTTCAAGCCTTCTAATTGCCATAGCATACCATTAGGTGAGTTTCCTCTTACCACGATATCATTTCTACTATCGTTACCAGATACTACCCCAGCAAAATTTGCCGCCATACGCGAGGGGTCGCCTATAGCGCCTGCATACTTTTTAGTGTCTCCAATATTGAAGGAACGTGAACTAACCATGGCCATATCATTGTTAGTACGATCAGGGTCGTTGGAACGATTATAAACAACGGTCACTTCATCCAATTTCTTTACTGACTCGATAAGTGTGATATTCAGCCCCACTTCTTTACCCGCTGTAACGATGATATCAGGTATTACTCTTGTTTCATAGCCAGTATAAGATACTTGAACAGCCTGTCGCCCTATTGGCACACCTACAAGCCTGAAATTACCGTAT
Protein-coding sequences here:
- a CDS encoding CHRD domain-containing protein, which translates into the protein MKSFIQLATVAMTLLLTSQTATADHLTSKYLFAARMNGGQEVPAVTTNALGLATFYLNDTRDTMCVEMTATGLSGSITGIHIHEGEMGSNGAVVVDMMPYLSGNRLKGTITGSTLTQSFIAKMFAGKFYLNLHTAANANGEIRGQIVPEEDKAMTVMLNGMNEVPAVTTNARGIGVFMLQKHEGKLSIKVVVDGLSGTITGAHLHKGAAGTNGPVVENLTTMINGNTIMADVDPTAYLSDLKNGDIYLNVHTAANAGGEIRGQLMMQPYVQFDAMLDTAQETTAVTGMANGMGVASLRINYTFDTLWYDAQLNDLTGSIQAAHLHNGALGTSGGVVIGIPSGSINGNVISGMFTGADLSDSLMNYLLEGSIYLNVHTTANPAGEVRGQVYKTFREGYTYHINGAQEAPMVNSTASGTGMVSVDRDQTSAHYMMVVDNLTGFTAAHFHNNIAGQNGGVIYNLTPKYANGGIFGYWLDNEMTTPFTKGNSNQFRKDSVYVNIHTSANANGEVRGNTTRNLCNTIPTSTRTLGTISTVAKLYPNPTTNNAILDITLITPTTATISAVDMMGRKVWTATQNFTKGINRVNIPLNDAPTGVYFIQVTNKTGQMSFKLIKE
- a CDS encoding DUF4920 domain-containing protein — its product is MKKTILAFAMATALVVSLQSCGSNEATEETTETVEEATPEFTAYGDEFDASTPISIADFTTSMQEKESMEGLVIEANISEVCQEEGCWMRVKNEGGDDIFVTFNDHQFVIPKDLMNNRVIIYGTGMKKTVSVADLQHYAADAGATAKEIAAITEPKDEIQINATGLLVY
- a CDS encoding hemolysin family protein encodes the protein MDHELLQLILYILGCLLLIGFFAGTEIAFISANKLNIELKKKQGTLTGKILSRFVENPAEYIGTSLVGVNVMLVIYGLLMTRLTQPYLEILPAPFNSEYIHLLLDTIFATIVVLLLAEFLPKAIFRSKAEQALNIFSLPMQLMYVILYPVAKIFVALSEFILKYLFNVRMKDNKTVFNRVDLEVFIKQTMHGHENDSNELNTELFENALYLVNVKIRKCMVPRNEVEAIELQTSIADVRAKFIKTKLSKIIVYDQTIDNIIGYVHHLDLNRRPKYIKEVLHKISAVPETMSAVDLMNNFTKERKSIAWVVDEFGGTAGIVTMEDVLEEIFGDINDEFDEEEYVEKQISENEYILSGRLELDYLNEKYNFNFPTDDSETLSGYIISNHETIPEQKERIIINHHEFDVLLVSDTRIETVKLKVLKQ
- the gmk gene encoding guanylate kinase; the encoded protein is MENNKVIIITAPSGSGKTTLVKRLLAALPELSFSISACTRAPRAGEIDGKDYYFITVDKFKEHIEKEAFIEWEMVYEGKYYGTLKIEFERIWKREHYPLVDIDVVGALNVKKQYPENSLSVFIKAPSVEELRKRLEKRGTETPETLEERVGKAEKELDYAPLFDKIIVNDDLETATVELISTVKTYLS
- a CDS encoding BrxA/BrxB family bacilliredoxin; amino-acid sequence: MYPIEIVAPMKAEVTDNGFTELLTKEDADNALTKEGTSLLFINSVCGCSAGTARPGVIMAVKNAAKKPDQILTSFAGFDVDAVKQAREYLLPYPPSSPAIALLKDGKVVHMIERHMIEGRPAQMIATNLLQAFEEHC
- the rfaD gene encoding ADP-glyceromanno-heptose 6-epimerase, which produces MQKEDTIVVTGAAGFIGSVLTGILNQKGFEQLILVDDFTKEGKAQNLSDKNYLQKIDRAEFPNWLAEHHNEIQYIFHLGARTDTTEMDYAVHKELNLDYTIKLWELCSQHNIPLVYASSAATYGGGEHGYKDDHNIVDQLAPLNAYGISKNEFDKWALQQNNTPPFWAGLKFFNVYGPNEYHKKRMASVIFHAYHQIKEKGTVKLFRSHHPDYKDGEQIRDFVYVLDVVNVCLWLMEHQPESGLYNLGTGEARTFNDLVRAIFKALSLPEHIDYVDTPEDIRDKYQYFTEADMSKLLSKGYDQKFYSLEDGVADYVHHYLDKDAYI
- a CDS encoding TonB-dependent receptor encodes the protein MKKIGLAILSLLLATQVIAQSQTQTIFGTITDDASQSPLIGATIVLANNSSLGTVTDEYGNFRLVGVPIGRQAVQVSYTGYETRVIPDIIVTAGKEVGLNITLIESVKKLDEVTVVYNRSNDPDRTNNDMAMVSSRSFNIGDTKKYAGAIGDPSRMAANFAGVVSGNDSRNDIVVRGNSPNGMLWQLEGLNIPNPNHFGSLNSTGGPVSMLNNNNLAKSDFLTSAYPAQYGNALAGVFDLRMRNGNRDNHEFMGQVGFNGFELGAEGPISKKSRSSFLLNYRYSTLGVFQALGINFGTGAALPIYQDVNYKVSTGVGKKGKLSFFGIAGLSKIDLLGNEVDTSETNLYGSAYSDVRTTYSTTITGLAYEHNISSKTTAKLTLGYSTTSEEFTNDSISYVDRNIVLPKAEGNLKTKKLSAVLGLSHKINAKNSLKGGIYYDHTIFDLYNKVVYNGIINRTIVDQDGSLGLGQVYLQWKHRFNEQLSLVSGLHGQYLFMNNSVAVEPRVNLSYKLNNKHRVGLGYGLNHQMQSIYTYYVQTATTTGVQLTNKNLDFTRSNQFVATYDWNFAPKMRFKLEAYYQSLSNVPVEQRASSYSALNSGSSFIPDDEDSLVNNGTGTNYGVEMTVEKFFSNNYYFLVTGSLFDSKYKGGDGVERNTAFNTGYVLNVLGGKEFKLGKKGNNILSLNLKVATVGGRYFTPIDLQRSQAVGDAVFDRANAFSEKQNNYFRVDFKLSYRKEYKKSTLEASIDLQNVTNNKNIFSQGFDPRRNSIYSNYQQGFFPVPMVRYTF
- a CDS encoding 3-hydroxyanthranilate 3,4-dioxygenase, with the protein product MAIQRPFNLNKWIEDNRHLLKPPVGNQCVYKEAGDFIVMVVGGPNSRKDFHYNESEELFYQLEGDITVRIVEDGKIVDIPIKAGEMFLLPPKVPHSPQRGENSVGLVIEKVRDEKDTDGFLWFCESCNEKLYDEYFHLTDIVTQLPPVMERFYKSEDKRKCSRCGSVMEAPTPKS